The following are from one region of the Gottschalkia purinilytica genome:
- a CDS encoding NAD(P)H-dependent flavin oxidoreductase has translation MKLPPLKLGDLVAKVPIVQGAMGIGVSLSKLASSVANEGGIGVISGVQIGYEESDFETNSYAANIRALRAHIRKARELSPNGILGVNLMVAIKNYKDMVKTAIEEKIDLIVSGAGLPMDLPEMIKETKTKLAPIVSSGKAAALISKMWDRKFDYIPDMVIVEGPEAGGHLGFSKEEINGKSATKLEKIVKDVIVALKPYEEKYNKPIPVIAAGGIYDGFDIAKYIKLGASGVQMATRFVATEECDAHINFKQAYVKASASEVGLVKSPVGMPGRAIYNNLTQKLEKGNIAVKKCYDCLRPCDPKNTPYCISKALIDSVKGDVEEGLVFAGSNAHRIDKIVSVKELMASLVLEAEGAL, from the coding sequence ATGAAGTTACCTCCTTTAAAGTTGGGAGACTTAGTTGCAAAAGTTCCAATAGTACAAGGAGCTATGGGGATAGGCGTCTCATTATCCAAATTAGCTTCATCTGTAGCTAATGAAGGTGGAATAGGAGTTATATCAGGAGTACAAATTGGATATGAAGAATCTGATTTTGAAACTAATAGTTATGCGGCTAACATAAGGGCCCTTAGAGCTCATATTAGAAAAGCTAGAGAACTAAGCCCAAATGGTATTTTGGGAGTTAATCTTATGGTTGCTATAAAAAACTATAAGGATATGGTTAAGACAGCAATAGAAGAAAAGATAGATTTAATTGTTTCAGGAGCAGGATTACCTATGGATTTACCAGAAATGATAAAAGAAACTAAAACAAAGCTAGCACCTATAGTATCTTCTGGTAAAGCAGCGGCTTTGATATCTAAGATGTGGGATAGAAAATTTGATTATATACCAGATATGGTAATAGTAGAAGGACCAGAAGCCGGAGGACACCTAGGATTTTCCAAAGAGGAAATAAATGGCAAATCAGCTACTAAACTAGAAAAAATAGTAAAGGATGTTATAGTTGCATTAAAACCTTATGAGGAAAAATATAATAAACCTATTCCTGTTATTGCTGCAGGAGGAATATATGATGGATTTGATATAGCTAAGTATATTAAACTAGGCGCTTCAGGAGTACAAATGGCTACTAGATTTGTAGCCACAGAAGAATGTGATGCCCATATAAATTTTAAACAAGCATATGTTAAAGCAAGTGCAAGTGAAGTAGGACTGGTGAAGAGTCCAGTTGGAATGCCAGGAAGAGCTATATATAATAATCTGACACAAAAATTAGAAAAAGGTAATATAGCAGTTAAGAAATGTTATGATTGTTTAAGACCTTGTGATCCTAAAAATACCCCTTATTGTATTTCAAAAGCCTTGATTGATTCTGTCAAAGGAGATGTTGAAGAGGGGTTAGTGTTTGCAGGTAGCAATGCTCATCGTATTGATAAAATAGTCAGTGTAAAAGAACTAATGGCTAGCTTAGTACTTGAAGCTGAAGGAGCTTTATAA
- a CDS encoding class I SAM-dependent methyltransferase yields MKIIPVFTKGLETISSLFPSLIRLYRFYYGKIVKNEVELGNITEDDCILCIGGGPFPSTALEIAYQTGAKVCVVDCDPTAVKRAKKVISKLKMDEMIKVLHANGREIDVSDFSVIHLALQVFPKDEILSNVLNRCKCGARILVRRPKEKLKSFYSCLPEHCYCNSCKHICQEKSTMEATLLFIKTKGGSMSEEIPSVHGRIDFNRSNSLVG; encoded by the coding sequence ATGAAGATCATTCCAGTTTTTACAAAAGGATTAGAAACTATATCTTCTTTATTCCCTTCTCTTATTCGTTTATATAGATTTTACTATGGAAAAATAGTGAAGAATGAAGTAGAGTTAGGAAACATAACAGAAGATGATTGTATATTGTGTATAGGAGGAGGGCCTTTTCCCTCTACAGCACTTGAAATAGCTTATCAAACAGGTGCTAAAGTTTGTGTAGTAGATTGTGATCCTACAGCAGTTAAACGTGCAAAGAAAGTAATATCAAAGTTAAAAATGGACGAAATGATAAAAGTATTACATGCAAATGGTAGAGAAATAGATGTGTCTGATTTTTCGGTAATCCACTTAGCTTTACAAGTATTTCCAAAGGATGAAATACTTTCGAATGTATTAAACAGATGCAAGTGCGGAGCTAGAATATTAGTTAGAAGGCCTAAAGAAAAATTAAAATCATTTTACTCATGCTTACCAGAACATTGTTACTGCAACTCTTGTAAACATATTTGTCAAGAAAAGTCTACAATGGAAGCTACTCTATTATTTATTAAGACAAAAGGAGGGAGCATGAGTGAAGAGATTCCTTCTGTTCATGGTAGGATTGATTTTAACCGTAGCAATTCTCTGGTGGGCTGA
- a CDS encoding endonuclease/exonuclease/phosphatase family protein, translating into MIGLIVYTIIKDYRPDKEVSLDIENNQSKILKREDVISGITFNIGYGGLDEGRDFFMDGGKMSRSESKEKTQYNLEKMIETLSDKKVDFIFLQEIDIDSSRSFHINQVDYYRNEMKGYGSTFGKNYDVPWVPVPFTRPMGKALSGIMTFSKYKIDKAIRYSLPGEYNFLVQLFQLDRCIVENRILVEDGKELVLINVHLSAYDKEGVIREEQSMFLKSFVEKEYEKGNYVVVGGDWNQLMPNVDNNKLNPKRLNYMPDWLVPLSQNFNPKGFKWAVDIQTPTVRSIDKPYKKGENFVTVIDGFLVSNNLEILETKGIDLDFKYSDHNPVYVKLKLK; encoded by the coding sequence TTGATAGGATTAATTGTCTACACAATTATAAAAGACTATAGGCCTGATAAAGAAGTATCACTTGACATAGAAAATAATCAGTCTAAAATTCTTAAAAGAGAAGATGTAATATCTGGTATTACTTTTAATATAGGATATGGGGGACTTGATGAAGGTAGAGATTTTTTTATGGATGGAGGAAAAATGTCTCGTTCAGAAAGTAAGGAGAAAACACAGTATAATTTAGAAAAAATGATAGAAACTTTATCAGATAAGAAAGTGGATTTTATTTTCTTACAAGAAATAGATATAGATTCTTCAAGAAGTTTTCATATAAATCAAGTTGATTACTATAGAAATGAAATGAAAGGTTATGGTTCAACTTTTGGAAAAAACTATGATGTACCCTGGGTACCTGTTCCTTTTACAAGACCTATGGGAAAAGCACTTTCCGGAATTATGACTTTTAGTAAATATAAGATAGATAAGGCTATAAGATACTCATTACCAGGTGAATATAATTTTTTAGTACAATTATTTCAACTTGATAGATGCATAGTAGAAAATAGAATACTTGTTGAAGATGGAAAAGAATTAGTTCTTATTAATGTTCATTTATCAGCATATGATAAAGAAGGAGTAATAAGAGAAGAGCAAAGTATGTTTTTAAAAAGTTTTGTAGAAAAAGAATATGAAAAAGGAAACTATGTTGTAGTAGGAGGAGATTGGAACCAGCTTATGCCCAATGTTGATAATAATAAGTTAAATCCTAAAAGATTAAATTATATGCCTGATTGGTTAGTACCACTATCACAAAACTTTAACCCTAAAGGATTTAAGTGGGCAGTGGATATCCAAACACCAACTGTACGGTCAATAGATAAACCATATAAAAAAGGAGAAAATTTTGTAACTGTAATAGACGGATTTTTAGTGTCAAATAATTTAGAAATATTAGAAACTAAAGGAATTGATTTAGATTTTAAATATAGTGATCATAATCCAGTGTATGTTAAGCTAAAACTAAAATAA
- a CDS encoding MATE family efflux transporter: MSTIEMKNIRSRILRLALPAIMEMMLQTLVWTADTAMVGRLTPAAISSVNLGSQIMFTISNIFGALGIGATAMVSRHIGGENKKRAEQIGSQSIGIGIIISLIIGVTGIITSKMIFKNIVSDKEVISLGTEYLKIVFIGIIFLIPLMISNAVLRGSGNAVAPLISACFANVINIVGDYVLIFGKFGFPKMGVRGAAIATAFSQAIGFFITLSFLLRGKSSIKLHLKNIFNFNIKDMKSIIKLSAPATFEMTMNEGSRLISSFWVAQLGTLAFAGHSLASSAESISYMPAYGFAIAATTMVGQSLGANRTDHAEISTKQSIKYSCLLVGVVGLAFLLVPYSIMRLFSNNLEAVKIASRCLRVGALEQIPIAIAMVTSGALKGAGDTKGPFKIALAINLGLRLPLIFITVFVIKGRIEYVWLATAIQYIAEAIFMTIRYRRGKWKSISI; this comes from the coding sequence GTGTCTACTATAGAAATGAAGAATATAAGAAGTAGGATATTAAGGTTAGCATTACCTGCCATTATGGAAATGATGTTACAAACCTTAGTTTGGACTGCTGATACTGCTATGGTAGGAAGACTTACTCCAGCAGCTATATCATCTGTAAACTTAGGATCTCAAATAATGTTTACAATAAGTAACATATTTGGAGCATTAGGAATAGGTGCTACTGCCATGGTGTCAAGACACATAGGGGGAGAAAATAAAAAAAGAGCGGAACAAATAGGATCACAGTCTATAGGCATAGGAATAATTATAAGCTTAATTATAGGAGTAACAGGAATAATTACATCTAAAATGATATTTAAAAACATAGTATCAGATAAAGAGGTAATTTCTTTAGGTACTGAATATCTTAAAATAGTGTTTATAGGAATTATATTTTTAATTCCACTTATGATATCTAACGCTGTACTAAGAGGATCTGGAAATGCTGTTGCACCTCTTATATCAGCTTGCTTTGCAAATGTTATTAATATTGTTGGTGACTATGTTCTCATTTTTGGTAAGTTTGGATTTCCTAAAATGGGAGTAAGAGGTGCTGCTATTGCAACTGCTTTTTCTCAAGCTATAGGATTTTTTATAACTTTAAGCTTCTTATTAAGAGGAAAATCAAGTATAAAGTTACATTTAAAGAATATATTTAATTTTAATATAAAGGATATGAAAAGCATAATAAAACTAAGTGCTCCTGCTACATTTGAAATGACAATGAATGAAGGTAGTAGACTAATATCTTCATTTTGGGTTGCTCAATTAGGGACTTTAGCTTTTGCTGGACATTCTTTAGCTTCTTCAGCAGAATCAATTTCATATATGCCTGCCTATGGGTTTGCTATAGCTGCTACTACCATGGTAGGACAGAGTTTAGGAGCAAATAGGACGGATCATGCTGAAATAAGTACGAAACAATCTATTAAATATTCTTGCCTTTTAGTAGGTGTAGTTGGATTAGCATTTTTGTTAGTTCCGTATTCGATAATGAGATTATTTAGTAACAATCTTGAGGCTGTAAAAATAGCGTCAAGGTGTTTAAGGGTAGGAGCTTTAGAACAAATTCCAATAGCTATTGCAATGGTTACATCAGGAGCATTAAAAGGAGCTGGTGATACGAAAGGTCCGTTTAAAATAGCTTTAGCTATAAACCTAGGGTTAAGATTACCTTTAATTTTTATAACTGTATTTGTAATCAAAGGAAGAATAGAATATGTTTGGCTAGCTACAGCTATTCAATATATAGCAGAGGCGATATTTATGACAATTAGATACAGAAGAGGAAAGTGGAAATCAATAAGTATCTAA
- a CDS encoding lysylphosphatidylglycerol synthase transmembrane domain-containing protein, which produces MKRFLLFMVGLILTVAILWWADFGKIYRNILSFDYVLVIEACLLQVITIILLNIQWYTISIQMGEKIPFKRILNINMAGTFTESITPSVKAGGELAKIIMLKNEIGLSGSKATAIVGVQKVVSFISFLALNLISIFWFLTTTNIDKPYITRIIIISFIALILIFGFIIIIMVYPNIINFLLKIISMKDERKQKVSENISKFSNSFRSAIKDKKLLISQLLLSLVIWEFFAIKAYFIAKGLNLDIGFISISVITYLTYMVGMLPLLPGGAGTFEGSMMLFLIPLGVSSDKGMSLAIVFRFVTFWFVFITSALYLGIRYIYNIIKKVKYTKYST; this is translated from the coding sequence GTGAAGAGATTCCTTCTGTTCATGGTAGGATTGATTTTAACCGTAGCAATTCTCTGGTGGGCTGATTTTGGTAAAATATATAGAAATATACTATCTTTTGATTATGTACTAGTTATAGAAGCTTGTTTACTACAAGTCATAACTATAATACTTCTTAATATACAATGGTATACAATTTCTATTCAAATGGGTGAAAAGATACCTTTTAAAAGAATTCTTAACATAAATATGGCTGGAACTTTTACAGAAAGTATTACTCCTTCAGTCAAAGCAGGAGGAGAACTTGCAAAAATAATTATGCTAAAAAATGAAATTGGACTATCTGGAAGTAAGGCTACAGCTATAGTAGGAGTTCAAAAGGTAGTTAGCTTTATATCATTCTTAGCTCTAAATCTTATATCTATATTTTGGTTTTTGACTACAACTAATATAGACAAACCATATATAACTAGAATTATAATTATAAGTTTCATTGCCCTTATTTTGATATTTGGATTTATAATAATAATTATGGTTTATCCTAATATAATTAATTTTTTATTAAAAATAATATCAATGAAAGATGAGCGTAAACAAAAAGTTTCTGAAAATATATCTAAATTTAGCAATTCATTTAGAAGTGCCATTAAAGATAAAAAGCTTTTGATATCACAATTATTGTTATCATTAGTTATTTGGGAATTCTTTGCTATAAAAGCGTATTTTATTGCAAAAGGACTTAACTTAGATATAGGTTTTATTTCTATATCAGTTATTACATATCTTACTTACATGGTAGGCATGTTACCTCTATTACCTGGAGGAGCTGGAACATTTGAAGGAAGTATGATGTTATTTTTAATTCCTTTAGGAGTATCATCAGACAAGGGAATGTCATTGGCTATAGTATTTAGATTCGTTACATTTTGGTTTGTGTTTATAACTAGTGCTTTATATTTAGGAATTAGATATATATATAATATAATTAAAAAGGTTAAATATACTAAGTATTCTACTTAA
- a CDS encoding ATP-dependent DNA helicase, whose amino-acid sequence MLSENTIKISVRNLVEFVLRSGDLNVRFMSANRALEGTKAHQKVQKNAGENYKSEVHLSYALEYGGFVFIVEGRADGIVHIDDKVLIDEIKSTTRPLESIDENYNSLHWAQAKCYGYIYGRQNNLKEISIQLTYFNIDTEEVKYLEKEFKIDELELFFYDLVDKYVVWANLTNEISKKRDESIRALTFPFESYRKGQRELAISVYKTILDKKKLFVQAPTGIGKTISTIFPTVKAIGEGITSKIFYLTAKTIARQVAEEAFNVMTKKGLYIKTITLTAKEKICFKDETICNPENCEYAKGHFNRVNEAVLDVLKSENIITRDIVEIYARKYKVCPFEFSLDLSLWTDCIICDYNYAFDPRASLKRFFEEESEGYTFLIDECHNLVDRARDMFSAELNKKKFLEMRNIFKNIDLNIYKSLSKINSFMNQTRKKCEDKGYFIDSEEELELYPLLRMFIIRAEEWIINNEQEDGHKELLELYFEVMSFLRISELYDDKFVTYGEKEDRDVRIKLFCLDPSCLLEETMKKVRSTILFSATLTPLKYFRYILGGNDEDYTIKLASPFAKDNLCIAIVNNISTRYTDRDKTYDIIIEYIKLIISQKLGNYFVFFPSYKYMKEVYMRFTEKYPSINCVYQDFNMKENEKEDFINMFEENPKNELVAFVVLGGIFSEGIDLKGNKLIGSIIIGVGLPQICLERNIIREYFNSKNNMGYEYAYMYPGMNKVLQGAGRVIRSERDKGIIILIDDRFSQSKYRSLFPNEWTHNVTIKSPYHAEHLIDKFWKENSCEK is encoded by the coding sequence ATGCTAAGTGAAAATACTATAAAAATATCTGTTAGAAATTTAGTGGAATTTGTTCTTCGTTCTGGAGATTTGAATGTAAGATTTATGAGTGCAAATAGAGCATTAGAAGGAACTAAAGCTCATCAGAAAGTACAAAAAAATGCTGGTGAAAACTATAAATCTGAAGTTCACTTGTCATACGCATTGGAATATGGAGGATTTGTTTTTATTGTAGAAGGAAGAGCAGACGGCATAGTTCATATAGATGATAAGGTATTGATAGATGAAATAAAGTCGACTACTAGACCTTTAGAAAGTATAGATGAAAATTATAACTCTCTTCATTGGGCACAAGCTAAATGTTACGGATACATATATGGAAGACAAAATAATTTAAAAGAGATATCAATACAGTTAACCTACTTTAATATAGATACAGAGGAAGTAAAATATCTTGAAAAAGAGTTTAAAATAGATGAATTAGAATTGTTTTTTTATGATTTAGTAGATAAATATGTGGTTTGGGCTAATTTAACTAATGAAATATCAAAGAAGAGAGATGAGTCTATAAGGGCTTTAACATTTCCTTTTGAGAGCTATAGAAAAGGACAAAGAGAATTAGCAATTTCAGTTTACAAGACTATATTAGATAAAAAGAAATTATTTGTACAAGCACCTACTGGAATAGGAAAAACCATATCTACTATATTTCCTACTGTGAAAGCCATAGGTGAAGGGATAACATCTAAAATATTCTATTTAACTGCAAAAACTATAGCTAGACAAGTAGCAGAGGAAGCATTTAATGTAATGACGAAAAAAGGGCTATATATAAAAACAATAACTCTTACAGCTAAAGAAAAAATATGTTTTAAAGATGAAACTATCTGTAACCCAGAAAATTGTGAGTATGCTAAGGGACATTTTAATAGAGTAAATGAAGCAGTACTTGATGTTTTAAAAAGTGAGAATATAATAACTAGAGATATCGTAGAAATATATGCTAGAAAATATAAAGTTTGTCCTTTTGAATTTTCTCTAGATTTAAGCTTGTGGACTGATTGTATTATATGTGACTATAACTATGCTTTCGATCCTAGAGCTAGCTTAAAGAGATTTTTCGAAGAAGAATCTGAGGGTTATACTTTTTTAATAGATGAGTGTCATAATCTAGTAGACAGAGCTAGAGATATGTTTTCGGCAGAATTAAATAAGAAGAAATTTTTAGAAATGAGAAATATTTTCAAAAATATTGATTTAAATATATATAAATCTCTTTCAAAAATTAACTCTTTTATGAATCAAACAAGAAAAAAATGTGAAGATAAAGGATATTTTATAGATTCAGAAGAAGAATTAGAGTTATATCCATTACTAAGAATGTTTATAATAAGGGCAGAGGAATGGATCATAAATAATGAACAAGAAGACGGACATAAGGAACTTTTAGAGTTATATTTCGAAGTAATGTCATTTTTAAGAATATCTGAACTATACGATGATAAATTTGTAACCTATGGAGAAAAAGAAGATAGAGATGTTAGAATAAAGTTATTTTGTTTGGATCCTTCTTGCCTATTAGAAGAAACGATGAAAAAAGTAAGAAGTACAATTTTATTTTCGGCAACTCTTACTCCGTTAAAATACTTTAGATATATATTAGGAGGAAATGATGAGGACTATACTATTAAGCTTGCTTCGCCTTTTGCAAAAGATAATTTATGTATAGCTATAGTAAATAATATTTCAACAAGGTATACAGATAGAGATAAAACTTACGATATTATAATAGAATATATAAAACTAATTATATCTCAAAAACTAGGGAACTATTTTGTATTTTTTCCTTCTTATAAGTATATGAAAGAAGTATATATGAGATTTACAGAAAAATATCCAAGTATAAACTGTGTTTATCAAGACTTTAATATGAAAGAAAATGAAAAAGAAGATTTTATAAATATGTTTGAAGAAAATCCTAAAAATGAACTTGTAGCATTTGTAGTATTAGGAGGGATATTTTCAGAAGGAATAGACTTAAAAGGTAATAAACTTATAGGATCAATAATAATAGGGGTAGGATTACCACAAATTTGTCTTGAAAGAAATATTATAAGAGAATATTTTAACTCTAAGAATAACATGGGATATGAATATGCTTATATGTATCCTGGTATGAATAAAGTTCTTCAGGGTGCAGGAAGGGTTATAAGATCAGAAAGAGACAAAGGAATAATTATACTTATCGATGATAGATTTTCACAAAGCAAGTATAGAAGTCTTTTTCCAAATGAATGGACTCATAATGTAACTATAAAAAGTCCATATCATGCTGAACATTTAATAGATAAGTTTTGGAAAGAAAACTCTTGTGAAAAATAA
- a CDS encoding zinc-ribbon domain-containing protein, with protein MADKTIVCKDCSKEFIFTEGEQAFYKEKGFENEPQRCPDCRKARKQQNNRGFRR; from the coding sequence ATGGCAGATAAAACAATAGTTTGTAAAGATTGTAGTAAAGAATTCATATTCACTGAAGGAGAACAAGCTTTCTATAAAGAAAAAGGTTTTGAAAATGAACCTCAAAGATGTCCAGATTGTAGAAAAGCAAGAAAACAACAAAACAATAGAGGATTTAGAAGATAA
- a CDS encoding OPT family oligopeptide transporter codes for MSEKKGLSHEAYGGIEGKDYKPYISNNHNVPELTMSSLIIGVIFAIVFGAANTYLGLKVGLTISASIPGAILATGILKGVLRRNNTIEANMIQSIGAMGESVAGALIFTIPAIVLWGMDLDLKTIAIIALLGGLLGILFIVPVRKFLTVEEHGKLIYPEGMATSEILVTGSTGGQGFKTVIEGALVGFVYKFLSGGLRFWKESPEWAIKPLQGAVIGVDALASLVGVGYIVGVDIAKYMLAGSIAAWFGLIPLIKYIGSGLTAPLFLSTKLISQMSAAEVWSEYVRYIGAGAVATGGFISLIKSIPTIISSFKAAIVGVQSSDENVSKTTDEDIPLKWIIIGALTVFLVSWILPILDVGIIGGIMVVFFSFFFSVVSARMVGIIGVSNNPVSGMTIATLLFVSAVLRLLGHIGNAGMMKAIIIGAMVCVAISVAGGAAQNMKTTFIIGGTPKHVQIGMYAGIIATSLSVGAIIILLNNTYGIGSQELAAPQATLMSMVVKGVMTGNLPWILVIIGVAFGIMCELIGIPVLPFALGLYLRIHLTLAIFIGGIVRLLIDKKFRNDEETLKRQTERGILLSSGLVAGDALTGIIIAVFAALGINIGIGSSLIPRIANSPVTSIILFGILLIWLYRFTSKTRTS; via the coding sequence ATGAGTGAGAAAAAAGGACTTTCACATGAAGCGTATGGTGGAATTGAAGGAAAAGATTACAAGCCTTATATAAGTAATAACCACAATGTACCAGAGTTGACTATGTCATCATTAATAATAGGTGTCATATTTGCTATAGTATTTGGAGCTGCAAATACATATTTAGGGTTAAAGGTCGGATTAACTATTTCAGCATCTATCCCGGGAGCAATATTAGCAACTGGCATTTTAAAAGGTGTTCTAAGAAGAAATAATACAATAGAAGCTAATATGATACAGTCTATAGGAGCTATGGGAGAATCAGTTGCAGGAGCTCTTATTTTTACAATACCTGCGATTGTACTATGGGGAATGGACTTAGATTTAAAAACTATAGCTATAATTGCATTACTTGGTGGATTACTTGGAATATTATTTATAGTACCTGTAAGAAAATTTCTCACAGTAGAGGAACATGGAAAGCTTATATATCCTGAAGGAATGGCTACTTCAGAAATATTAGTTACTGGAAGCACAGGTGGTCAGGGATTTAAGACAGTAATAGAAGGAGCACTTGTTGGCTTTGTATATAAATTTTTGTCTGGAGGACTTAGATTTTGGAAAGAAAGTCCAGAATGGGCAATAAAGCCACTTCAAGGAGCAGTTATAGGTGTAGATGCACTTGCTTCACTTGTTGGAGTTGGATATATAGTAGGAGTAGATATTGCAAAATACATGTTAGCTGGATCAATCGCTGCTTGGTTTGGGTTGATACCACTTATTAAATATATCGGATCTGGACTTACTGCTCCATTATTTTTATCAACTAAGCTTATTTCTCAAATGAGTGCTGCAGAAGTATGGAGCGAATATGTAAGATATATTGGAGCTGGAGCTGTAGCTACAGGAGGATTTATAAGTCTTATAAAGTCAATACCTACTATTATTAGTTCATTTAAAGCGGCTATTGTAGGAGTTCAATCAAGTGATGAAAACGTTAGTAAAACAACAGATGAAGATATACCTTTAAAGTGGATTATTATAGGGGCTTTAACAGTATTTTTAGTTTCATGGATTTTACCTATATTAGATGTAGGAATAATAGGTGGAATTATGGTTGTGTTCTTTTCATTCTTCTTTTCAGTTGTTTCTGCCAGAATGGTAGGAATAATAGGTGTATCTAATAATCCTGTTTCGGGTATGACTATAGCTACATTATTATTTGTATCGGCAGTATTAAGGTTATTAGGACATATTGGCAATGCAGGTATGATGAAAGCTATAATTATAGGGGCAATGGTTTGTGTAGCTATATCTGTTGCTGGAGGAGCAGCTCAAAATATGAAAACGACTTTTATAATAGGAGGAACGCCTAAGCACGTTCAAATAGGTATGTATGCTGGTATAATTGCTACATCACTTTCAGTAGGCGCGATAATTATATTATTAAATAATACTTATGGAATAGGATCTCAAGAACTAGCTGCACCACAAGCAACGCTTATGTCCATGGTAGTTAAAGGTGTTATGACTGGAAATTTACCTTGGATATTAGTTATAATAGGAGTCGCATTTGGTATAATGTGTGAGCTTATAGGTATACCTGTATTACCTTTTGCACTTGGACTATATCTAAGAATACACTTAACATTGGCAATATTTATTGGTGGTATAGTGAGACTACTTATAGATAAGAAATTCAGAAATGATGAAGAGACTCTTAAAAGGCAAACAGAAAGAGGAATACTTTTATCGTCAGGACTCGTTGCAGGAGATGCACTAACGGGAATAATAATAGCAGTTTTTGCAGCACTTGGCATTAATATAGGAATAGGTAGTAGTTTGATACCTAGAATAGCAAATAGTCCTGTTACATCGATAATTTTATTTGGAATATTGTTAATATGGTTATATAGATTTACTAGTAAAACTAGGACTTCATAG
- a CDS encoding GreA/GreB family elongation factor: MNSKVISKPIYDLLSENLNQVLEEKNKILEEYFYDMTSDRFEFENLIHDYIAKIEDYMSKCKAEDLDDVCPFVLINSIVEVEEVGTDFSERFHIVSPLTVENSLNPDYASYLSPIGKALLLKKVGENVSVDTPVGSIQYIIKSIEFVR, encoded by the coding sequence ATGAATAGTAAGGTCATATCAAAACCAATATATGATTTACTATCTGAAAATTTAAATCAAGTATTAGAAGAAAAAAATAAAATATTAGAAGAATATTTTTATGATATGACATCTGATAGATTCGAGTTTGAAAATCTTATTCATGATTATATAGCTAAGATAGAAGACTATATGAGTAAATGTAAAGCTGAAGATCTTGATGATGTCTGTCCTTTTGTGCTGATAAACAGTATAGTAGAAGTAGAAGAAGTTGGAACTGATTTTTCTGAAAGATTTCATATAGTCTCACCATTGACTGTAGAAAATTCATTAAACCCTGACTATGCTTCTTATCTTTCACCTATAGGTAAAGCTCTTTTGTTAAAAAAAGTAGGAGAAAATGTTTCAGTAGATACACCTGTAGGAAGCATACAATATATAATAAAGTCAATTGAATTTGTACGATAG